The Acropora palmata chromosome 3, jaAcrPala1.3, whole genome shotgun sequence nucleotide sequence CAACCCTACTGTTCCCATGACGCTACCAGAAGAGGTCCACAAACTGGATGTGCCTATTTTATTAGGCAGCCCTCTGTGAAACAGACGTGCTTTTGATTAAGTCAGCCTTAAGTTTTATCTTTTTATCAATTCGcacatttcttgaaaaaaaaaaaaaaaagaaaagaaaaggaagtcaAATTAGTCAGCTTTCCAAAATACTAATCCATTTTCGAATCCAACTCAGAAGCTGCTTTGTCGGTAGCTTCCTTTATGACTAACAAAGCCACATCTTTCACAGCTTCCAAAAGCTTATGTAACGCATAGTAGGTAGCTCCAAATGACATAGTACTGGCCACAAGCAAGCCAACAAACGGAATGAAACGAACAGCTTCTTCAATGGTTGCTTCGGTAGTataagaaacaagaaaaacactcAGCTGTGCAACAGTGGTAATGCTAACTTGGAGAACTTTCTCTCTGGTGGCGAGGTGAAGCTTCACAAATTCAGCGGATCCCACCTCCGGTAGCCCAAGCTGGGATCTGTATAAGCTAAGCTCTCTCAATATAAGAGCGGCATCAACGCCAACAGATAACCCGGGAATAGGAACAAGAGCCCCGGCCGCAGATGCTGCAGCAATCCACCATATGCGGCCTTTCAGAGCATCAAGTTTGccctgaaaaatttcttccGAGGACCTTGTAATTGCTTTACCGAGAGATAACGTCAAACTCTGTCGCTGATATTTGGGCAGAGCATCCAGAATGGCCTGCGCTAGTCGTGCAAAATCCCATTTGTCAGGTTCGTGGTTGCTTATCAAAAATACATCTTTCACATTGCTGAAGTGATCGCCTagatttttcaaacaattgcTTCGTATTTTGGTTAGCATGGCTTTTTCATCGTATGACTGCTTTCGTTTTTCTGCTCTGacattttcatcaatttttgtgcggatgaagaaaaaacttttttgcatGGATCTGATCTTTTCAGCCAGCAGCAAGTCGTTCTTTGTGAATCGAGTGGCTGTGAGGATCAAAAAAGCATCGTACTTTTCCAATTGTACCTTTTCGACGTACGTTTCCAGATCAGGGTAGTCAGGAGTGCCTATTCCTGGCAGATCCCAAAACTTGATGTTGGAGTTGGTCGGGTGAGCATAGGGAGTCGGTTCTGTTGTGGATTCAGTCACATCAGCTGCTCCTTCATCTTCGTCACAGATTCTAATGGATAAGACAGGTTTGGTTTTAGAAACGATACATTCCGTTATATCGCATTTACTGCACAGGGTATCTTCAATTTAGCCTTCTTTATGGTGTATTGGAAGTGAAGAGAGAATTTTCGAGACGGCCGTGAGCCGGGTGGGTAGTGCTGGTGaactaaaagaatttaaaattgtaTAAATGAAACTCGGAAACTCGACAAtgcaaccttgttcccaggaaTTTTCTACCGCAGAGGGCTAGAAAAGTCCTGGGAACCAGGTTGCAGACAACACAGAAGAGAGCAAGAGAAGTGTTTGAGCTACGGGCGGAAACCGgtagtgaacatttcgcatgccagcacagtggtctctcccatattttcaaactaattaTATCCACTAGTAAAGAGgtacttaaaaatataaatcatgGTGATAAAGTAATGACAAGTtcaataggaaaacagctcacttctgGTTGCTACCTGTGGCTCACAAACGTCGCGCCCTTAAGCTCCTAAcattagagaggttaagcatgacgtttacggcaaacggcaaagtgaaatttcctttttgccaaaacataGATAAACTTGATTTAATTAAGTTCTGTCCTTGTCTGTTAACTAGATATATCCaataacttctcaaaagagtgagaCTAGTTGAAAAACGCAAATGTTCTCGCTTTTGTGACACGCAGCTGTCTActgtttgccgtaaacgtaaTGGTTAACCTCTGCATAATCTAATGTATCACATGCAAGGGTACTGCACAAAGGTGTTGTTGATTGGGTTATCATGGGCATGCGGGCACATGCTGTACCCTGATTTTATAGATTAATCTTGTTCCGTCTGTATAGTGTTGCTAAATaagttttgaaataataaacTAGGATAAGCATCGTAGTTGAGAGGTGTAGGGCACTGGACTTGTGCTCCTGAGTTCAAGTTCAAGCTCCTGAGTTCAAGTTCCTCTCTAACCACCAAAtagatttgttccaggtagtccctGATTCAATTCCTCAGCTGAAATTGTATATAGGCAACTGGTCTTATCTTCATTAACATAATATACTTACATAACCGGAAATAGTTTTGATTCTTTGGTATTGAATTAGTCCTTTTAAGTTTTGTAGCCttattatatttaacaattattcctcgagtccgaatgggctattgactgataggctatgagggcgagaggaataattgttttagtaaaatccaactagttggtcaaaaaaatatcgagactaaacatctttcgcaagttaaagcagGACATCAATCCCtttttgctgccaaaacattacaaatttgctactagtgggctataacatataccctactagtagctcaaccaatcagaacgcaacATTGATGCTAGaacactagttggattttactaaatacaGATATACGTCATATTAAAAGTATGCTCAGAAAACTAAAGTTCATCCGCGTATTCTTTCATACTGCCTCCAGCCAGTCGGGgtttttgatttgtttaagAAACTATTTAAGGCAATAATATAAATTACTGAGTGATCAGTAATTGATGTTAACCTTCGTTAAATAGagtgttgttattattatcatgaaGCTAATATGACTGTTTAAGAGAATAGCatttaaatgaagatatgatcctcgcacttactggacaatttaagcaattgtctcatgaacctgaaaaattcaggtgactcaacgggattcgaacccatgacctctgcgatgccggtgcagtgctctaaccaactgagctatgtagtcacacagttgagaggaggtcaatttgttgggctcatgtttttcccgtgaaaggaatgtagtatgaaagatgtattatatgaagtgcggtgtttgaaatcaaatgaagatatgatcctcgcacttactggacaatttaagcaattgtctcatgaacctgaaaaattcaggtgactcaacgggattcgaacccatgacccgttgagtcacctgaatttttcaggttcatgagacaattgcttaaattgtccagtaagtgcgaagatcatatcttcatttgatttcaaacaccgcacttcatataatacATCTTTCATAGAATAGCATTTGTTATATTGAGCTCAAAGATTAAAGTAAATGAAACCGAAAGTGAAACTTTAACTAATACCTTACGTGCCCACAATTATCCGATGCTATCTCTCCAAAAAAAGCTTTCGAAATCTGAACTGGTTTTTTAAAGCAAGGAAGCGATGTCAATTTTCTCTCCACTTGGGAATGCGACTTAACTGAATAGcttattcaactttcaaacaaataaCTGATAAAGTTTCTGAGCATTTATCACACTGATTGATAAATTATTAACATTTCGCATGGGCCATGCAACAATTACAATGGTTTTATCCGGTTTTATATAGAGGAGCAACTTTATGGAACTTTCTTAACTAGAATGACGAGGAAGCATCGGCGACCCTGAATTTTAATCAGTTCAGGAAGCGAGTCAGCTCTAaggataattatttattttatagatTTTAAGTTTGAATGTACATCTGCATCTGCTATAAGATGCAGGCAACACAATTTTATATATTACTGATTATTGTGTTCATATATATTTGAAATTTGTAT carries:
- the LOC141876860 gene encoding interferon-gamma-inducible GTPase 10-like, producing MASDFVGDDEWVNVEMEELQREIDESGVAKIDEFVRKRLQQWESVEVNIAVAGDSGAGKSSFTNAIREICDEDEGAADVTESTTEPTPYAHPTNSNIKFWDLPGIGTPDYPDLETYVEKVQLEKYDAFLILTATRFTKNDLLLAEKIRSMQKSFFFIRTKIDENVRAEKRKQSYDEKAMLTKIRSNCLKNLGDHFSNVKDVFLISNHEPDKWDFARLAQAILDALPKYQRQSLTLSLGKAITRSSEEIFQGKLDALKGRIWWIAAASAAGALVPIPGLSVGVDAALILRELSLYRSQLGLPEVGSAEFVKLHLATREKVLQVSITTVAQLSVFLVSYTTEATIEEAVRFIPFVGLLVASTMSFGATYYALHKLLEAVKDVALLVIKEATDKAASELDSKMD